One region of Armigeres subalbatus isolate Guangzhou_Male chromosome 3, GZ_Asu_2, whole genome shotgun sequence genomic DNA includes:
- the LOC134223119 gene encoding uncharacterized protein LOC134223119, producing MAEKKMKQKELKRRNIMDSIKRIEEFLDNYNQEQDSQQVAIRLSRLDKLMDTFEDIQGEYETFDESDEFVKHNMGVRAKVEEQFFRVKGGLTSLMPSVAPTPAQVVAPVPAISHSIGVKLPTITLPQFDGDLNEWLTFHDSFSSLIHSSADIPCIQKFQYLRSALKGDALRLIETLTITAANYSVAWQSLLNRYANKYLLKKKHLQAITHQPKMLAKSASKLCVVVEEFQRHVKILEQLGEPTTQWSSLLVHLLCSRVDEQSLKDWEEFMSAGNDPTYANLIEFLNKKIRTFESLSITAVQFALSPQNKHNPPSKQSRSSQGPSSSQINSYAATENYLPNCHACNQQHLLVKCPVFEKMPLKDRLNVVNAKKICSNCFRGDHFVRKCASKFSCRVCQKRHHTLLHPGFEPLTNNNGNINLSQGHRQGSTSNAARCEVEAIGAQTETSISSNSVSDPRSVNVFLSTVVLIIIDGYGREHLARALLDSGSQCCLMSERLCQQLRLVRRRINQPIFGVGESQVRAVGSASTEIRSRLEEFSVPMECLILRNITTSLPAVTIPKNNCFIPEGIDLADPDYNVSRRIDLIIGAEHFYTFLKGGRMNLGESSPTLVESVFGWLVSGKSSYAPIPHPPLCHISTLESLDRNIEKFWRIEEVDTKVLSPIEQHCENFYKSTVSRDPSGRYVVKYPKKDGFSHMLGESYTNAVRRLEGLERKLERNELLKERYHTFMSEFVNLGHMREISLDEEASSVACFLPHHPVVKEASMTTKVRGVFDASAKTSTGYSLNDGLLTGPVLQDELYLIILRFRRYKVVLLADIEKMYRMVRIHPDDQPLQCVLFRFSKVAPITKYVLTTVTYGLSPSSFLATRTLYQLAEDEGSSYPLAADALKQDFYMDDFIRGENSVDSAIQLRRQMTELLHRGGFRLRKWCSNFQEVLDGVPEEDLAAQSNRTFDPDETIKTLGLSWEPLTDQFRFDVNIGMKQSKITKRIILSEISRLYDPLGLIAPIVVRAKIIMQQLWMLSLEWDEEVPTDIQTKWATFVKELSSLSKFRIDRYAFEVGVVQLHCFADASDDAYGACIYVRTADTHGYVKTELLTAKSRVAPLKKRSIPRLELCAAQIAAHLTSKVRATLAIEADSVWYWSDSMVVLHWLQSPPQTWKTFVSNRVADVQILTHGSKWRHVSGTENPADLLSRGMAVEKFTSSELWRHGPSWLRKEQHLWPEQNAILTDQGTDELLERRINSLVVQTTSPPNPIITRFSSYHRLTRTIAYCFRFVNNVREKEKRNTDILSTEELEHSKTCLIKMVQAECYKDELQALKKGKSVANRSTLKLLNPTKAVHIELVGDLSSSSFLSALRRFIARRGLPEHIYSDNATNFAGAKHELHALYQMLKNQTENARIATSLATNGIKWHMIPPRAPNFGGLWEAAVKVAKKHLVRQIGTSSLLQEDLQTVLAQIESCMNSRPLVALSDDPNDLEALTPGHFLVGSNLQALPEPDLRNLPTNRLDRYECAQQKVQHFWSRWTSEYLKELQHQATINPRKVSLKIGQIVVLQDQQLPMLRWPLARIMQLHPGQDGVVRVVTVRTASGIFKRPTSKVCLLPPEMEDGEENLAAK from the exons ATGGCAGAGAAGAAGATGAAGCAAAAGGAGCTTAAGCGACGGAACATCATGGATTCGATCAAGCGCATCGAGGAGTTCCTGGACAACTACAACCAAGAACAAGACTCCCAACAGGTAGCGATACGATTGAGCAGACTGGACAAGCTGATGGATACCTTCGAGGATATACAAGGTGAATATGAAACGTTTGACGAGTCCGATGAATTCGTTAAGCATAATATGGGCGTTCGAGCAAAGGTAGAAGAGCAATTTTTTCGGGTTAAAGGTGGGCTGACTTCCCTTATGCCGTCCGTGGCACCAACACCAGCACAAGTGGTAGCGCCAGTTCCAGCTATTTCTCACTCTATTGGTGTCAAGCTTCCGACAATTACACTCCCGCAGTTCGATGGAGATTTAAACGAGTGGTTAACGTTTCATGATTCGTTCAGTTCTTTGATTCATTCCTCGGCGGATATTCCAtgtattcaaaaatttcaatatctCCGATCTGCACTAAAAGGTGATGCGCTCAGGTTAATCGAAACCCTTACGATCACCGCAGCAAACTATAGTGTGGCATGGCAGTCTCTTTTGAATAGATATGCcaacaaatatttattgaaaaagaaaCACCTGCAAGCAATTACGCACCAACCCAAGATGCTTGCCAAGTCCGCTTCAAAGCTTTGTGTCGTTGTCGAGGAGTTCCAACGCCATGTTAAAATCCTGGAACAATTGGGTGAACCAACCACGCAATGGAGCAGCTTACTGGTTCATTTACTTTGCTCAAGAGTGGATGAGCAAAGCCTGAAGGATTGGGAGGAGTTCATGTCCGCTGGTAACGATCCCACGTACGCCAATTTGATTGAATTCCTCAACAAGAAAATTCGCACTTTTGAATCACTTTCAATTACTGCGGTTCAATTTGCATTATCTCCCCAAAATAAGCACAACCCCCCCTCAAAGCAGTCAAGGTCGTCCCAAGGTCCTTCGTCTTCTCAAATTAATAGTTACGCTGCAACTGAGAACTACCTACCTAATTGCCATGCATGCAACCAACAACACCTGTTGGTAAAGTGTCCCGTGTTTGAGAAGATGCCCTTAAAGGATAGGCTGAACGTTGTGAACGCCAAGAAGATTTGCAGTAATTGCTTTCGCGGAGATCACTTCGTTCGCAAATGTGCATCCAAATTTTCCTGCCGCGTTTGTCAAAAGCGGCATCACACCTTGTTACATCCAGGATTTGAACCACTGACGAACAACAACGGAAACATTAACCTCAGTCAAGGTCATCGTCAAGGATCAACTTCTAACGCGGCACGATGTGAAGTCGAGGCGATAGGTGCACAAACTGAAACATCAATCTCGTCCAACTCTGTATCGGACCCTCGCAGTGTGAATGTATTCCTTTCAACAGTTGTACTCATCATAATAGATGGTTATGGGAGAGAGCACCTTGCACGAGCATTATTAGATTCGGGATCTCAGTGCTGCCTGATGAGTGAGCGACTTTGCCAACAATTGCGATTGGTTCGACGCCGAATAAACCAACCCATATTCGGTGTCGGGGAATCTCAGGTACGTGCTGTTGGCTCGGCTTCCACCGAAATTCGATCGCGACTAGAAGAATTTTCGGTTCCTATGGAGTGTCTGATTCTACGCAACATCACCACAAGCCTGCCTGCGGTTACAATACcgaaaaacaattgttttattCCCGAGGGCATTGATCTTGCGGATCCTGATTACAATGTGTCGCGGAGAATTGATCTGATAATCGGAGCTGAACATTTCTATACTTTTCTAAAGGGTGGCCGGATGAATTTGGGTGAATCGTCACCGACACTTGTGGAAAGCGTGTTTGGCTGGCTGGTGTCAGGAAAATCATCGTATGCTCCAATTCCCCACCCTCCGCTATGTCATATTTCCACACTAGAATCGCTCGATAGGAACATAGAGAAGTTTTGGCGAATCGAAGAGGTAGATACGAAAGTTCTTTCCCCGATAGAACAACACTGTGAGAACTTCTACAAAAGCACTGTGTCCAGAGATCCCTCTGGTCGGTATGTGGTCAAATACCCTAAAAAGGATGGATTTTCTCATATGCTGGGCGAATCTTATACCAATGCTGTACGACGGTTGGAAGGTCTCGAAAGAAAGCTGGAGCGGAATGAGTTGCTGAAAGAGAGGTACCACACCTTTATGTCAGAGTTCGTTAACCTTGGTCACATGCGTGAGATTTCCCTAGATGAAGAAGCATCTTCCGTGGCCTGTTTTCTCCCACATCACCCAGTTGTAAAAGAAGCGAGTATGACCACGAAGGTCCGTGGCGTGTTCGACGCTTCAGCGAAAACTAGTACAGGTTACTCCCTTAATGATGGATTGCTAACAGGTCCTGTGCTACAAGATGAACTGTATCTGATTATTCTCCGATTCCGAAGGTATAAGGTAGTTTTATTGGCGGACATCGAAAAGATGTACCGCATGGTTCGTATCCATCCAGATGATCAGCCTCTTCAATGCGTACTGTTTCGCTTCAGTAAAGTTGCTCCTATAACCAAGTATGTCCTCACTACAGTGACATATGGATTGTCTCCATCGTCGTTTCTAGCAACGCGTACTCTCTATCAGCTTGCCGAAGACGAAGGAAGTTCGTATCCTCTCGCTGCTGATGCCTTGAAGCAAGATTTTTACATGGACGATTTCATCCGAGGAGAAAATTCCGTTGATTCGGCGATTCAATTACGACGGCAAATGACTGAGTTACTTCATCGTGGAGGCTTTCGGTTGAGAAAATGGTGTTCCAATTTCCAAGAGGTCCTTGATGGCGTTCCCGAGGAGGATTTAGCTGCTCAGTCCAATCGTACATTCGACCCTGACGAGACGATTAAGACATTGGGACTCAGCTGGGAGCCATTGACTGATCAGTTTCGTTTCGACGTGAATATAGGCATGAAGCAGAGCAAGATCACAAAGCGCATAATACTGTCGGAGATTTCTCGTTTGTATGATCCACTCGGATTAATTGCTCCGATAGTGGTTCGGGCCAAAATAATCATGCAACAGTTATGGATGTTGTCTCTGGAATGGGATGAGGAAGTGCCTACAGACATCCAAACTAAGTGGGCGACCTTCGTCAAGGAATTGTCTTCCTTATCCAAATTTAGAATAGATCGCTATGCTTTCGAGGTGGGGGTGGTGCAGCTTCATTGTTTTGCCGATGCATCTGATGATGCATATGGGGCGTGCATTTATGTTCGTACAGCTGACACCCACGGATATGTGAAAACTGAGCTGTTAACCGCAAAATCTCGGGTGGCCCCATTAAAAAAGCGTAGTATTCCCCGATTAGAGTTATGTGCAGCACAAATTGCTGCCCATTTAACATCCAAGGTCCGTGCTACATTAGCAATCGAAGCGGATTCCGTCTGGTATTGGTCAGACTCGATGGTAGTTCTGCATTGGCTTCAATCACCACCCCAAACATGGAAGACTTTTGTGTCCAATCGCGTTGCAGACGTCCAAATTCTAACCCACGGATCAAAATGGCGACACGTTTCTGGTACTGAGAATCCTGCAGATCTTCTTTCACGCGGTATGGCAGTCGAAAAATTTACATCCAGCGAACTTTGGAGACATGGACCTTCCTGGCTGCGGAAAGAACAGCATTTATGGCCGGAACAAAATGCTATTTTGACGGATCAAGGAACCGACGAGCTGCTGGAACGAAGGATAAACAGTTTGGTCGTCCAAACCACGTCGCCACCTAACCCAATAATTACCCGATTCTCGTCATACCATCGCCTGACTCGTACGATTGCTTACTGCTTTCGCTTCGTTAACAACGTTcgggagaaagaaaaaaggaacacAGATATTCTATCTACCGAAGAACTAGAACACTCAAAAACTTGTCTTATCAAGATGGTGCAAGCTGAGTGCTACAAGGATGAGCTCCAGGCTCTGAAAAAGGGAAAATCAGTTGCAAATCGATCCACACTGAAACTTTTAAATCC CACTAAGGCTGTTCACATTGAACTGGTTGGAGATTTATCTTCATCATCCTTCCTCTCTGCCTTGCGCAGATTTATTGCTCGCCGTGGGTTACCCGAACACATTTATTCGGATAACGCCACGAATTTTGCCGGGGCCAAACACGAACTTCATGCTCTCTATCAAATGCTCAAAAATCAAACCGAAAATGCTCGTATCGCTACCAGTCTTGCAACGAATGGGATAAAATGGCATATGATCCCCCCGCGCGCCCCAAACTTCGGCGGCCTTTGGGAGGCCGCAGTAAAGGTGGCAAAAAAACACCTCGTTCGCCAAATAGGAACTAGTTCGCTTCTGCAAGAAGACCTGCAAACAGTGTTAGCTCAAATTGAGAGCTGTATGAACTCTCGCCCTTTGGTCGCGTTGTCGGATGACCCCAACGACCTTGAAGCCCTAACGCCGGGGCACTTTTTAGTGGGCTCAAACTTACAAGCGCTCCCCGAGCCGGATTTGCGGAACCTGCCGACCAACCGTTTGGATAGATACGAATGTGCTCAACAAAAGGTTCAACATTTCTGGTCCCGATGGACTTCCGAATACCTCAAGGAGCTTCAACATCAAGCAACTATCAACCCGCGAAAGGTCAGTCTCAAGATTGGCCAAATAGTCGTTCTCCAGGACCAGCAACTGCCAATGCTTCGCTGGCCATTGGCCCGCATAATGCAGCTTCACCCTGGTCAAGACGGCGTGGTGCGTGTGGTAACCGTTCGTACTGCGTCGGgtattttcaagaggccaacGTCGAAGGTTTGCCTGCTGCCACCGGAGATGGAGGACGGCGAAGAAAACTTAGCAGCTAAGTAG